From the Lepus europaeus isolate LE1 chromosome 14, mLepTim1.pri, whole genome shotgun sequence genome, the window gatcatcatattcatatttaaatgaatttaaagatAACAATTGGAGAATTCTGTGTCCCGTGTGTATTTCTATCTCATTCTTCACCTTATTTATCATCAGACCTATTTTAGCTTTCATCATGATTATTAAAAGGCCATTCTTAAGCAAtgccactatttttttaaagatttatttatttatttgaaagtcagagttatgcagagagagaaggagaggcagagagagagagagagagaatgtcctccatccgctggttcactccccagttggccacaacatccagagctgtgccaatccaaaggcaggagccaggagctttttctgggtctcccacgtggatgcaggggcccaaggacccggtcatcttccactgctttcccaggccatagcagagagctggatcagaagtggagcagccgggacttaaaccggcacccgtatgggatgctggcactgcaggcaatggctttactcgctaagccacagcgctggccctgcaatGCCACAATTGATTTATGGTTTACAACAGGTAAACTGACCCAGAAAAAGAATTACAGGAACAAATGAAGTAGCTTAGGTCTGTGCTCTTAAATCAGTTAAAGCAACAGTGAGAAATTCACATGACAAATATTAAAAGGTTGGGAGGAGGCTGAAGTTGGAGTAAGGGGTTTAATTGGCATGAAGACTAGGGAGGGAacagccattcattcattcaaccattcaaatagtttttttttgtttgtctgtttaaCATGTGGTAGGCACTGTGTTAAACTACAGGGCTATTTAGGTGATTAAAACATGATTCTGTTCTTTGTAGTTGCTAGCTAAGTATGGGTGTTCCATGTCTAGAACATTTGGGAAAAATCACTGGATTTCTCTACTCAAATGAGACAAGTCTGGGAGATTTCAGATGTAGTATGAAGGGGAAGGTCATAAAATTgtgggtgttgggggtgggggggaatctTTCCCTTGCTGGTCTTGCTCCTACCCCAACGGTGTATAACCACTAATTATTTGAACAAGAGTTGGTTCATAAATTATTAATCACtactaataattattttatttcctataatatttagtaatttttataaaagatattgTTCAGTATAACTAAATAATTACTAATAAAAATTCATAATATTTAATACTTCATTCAAAAATTATCTGCAGCCAAGAGCTACTGTGGGGTGCATTTATTTGTCTTGTCCATCCTGTAACCTCAGGAGGCAGCCATTGGTGTTTCTCAAACTTTGACTTTTTCAATTTCAAAACCATGGCCTGGTGAACTGAGCCTTCTGTGGATTTGGGACACTCTGGACAGTACTTTTGGGTCTAGAGGCGAGACAACCAAGGAGCTCCCAAAAGCTGGGGGTCCTTAGAAAATGGCCAATTGCTAGGTTTGGGGCAACAGCAGCTGTGCTGAGACTCCATCATCCATGCATCCACATGGCAAGGGATGGACTCGGAGCAGAGTGGAAGTGTACACCCTTGCAAGGCAGCAGAAAATTTAATCCAGTTCTGGAAGACTCTTAATTAACGGCTGCCTAGGTCAGTAGCACGTTATATCGGCAAATTAGGGAAGTTCCAAGCTCATCTTTGGCCTTTCAGGATGGTGTCGGAGAAGGCAAACCCCACCCTTCACCCTCAGGACTGTGGTCAAGTTCTGAGCTGCTCATCTTCAGTCTGATCTGTGATGGTATTTCTGGTCTTCTTAAGAACAGTGTGCAAGAAAAGGTCATGCAAGGAAACCCAAAAGAGCAGGTGAGCTGTCTCAAGAGGTGAGGCTGCCCTGAACATGGTCCTGGACTCAGGGTGCAAGCGTTTCAAGCAAACTACACCAAGCACATTGCCACTCGCTAAATATTCTGGCCCTGCGCCCCCACCCCAATGTCTACAAGTTTGGCATTCATAGATTCAACCAACCTCAGGTTGAAAATATTCAggggttggccggcgccacggctcactaggctaatcctccgccttgcggcgccggcatactgggttctagtcccggtcggggtgccggattctgtcccggttgcccctcttccaggccagctctctgctgtggccagggagtgcagtggaggatggcccaagtgcttgggccctgcaccccactggagaccaggagaagcacctggctcctgccatcggatcagcgcggtgcgccggccgcagcgcgccaaccgcggcggccattggagggtgaaccaacggcaaaaggaagacctttctgtctctctctctgtccactctgcctgtcaaaaaaaaaaaaaaagaaaaaaaaagaaaaaagaaaagaaaagaaaagaaaggaaaagaaaagaaaatattcagggGAGAAAAAGTGTGTCTGTATTGGACAAGTGTAgactttttccttgtcattattccctaaacagcacAGTCATAACACCATTTACACTGTATTATGTCCTATAAGGAATCCAGAGAAGATTTAAAGTAAGTGTGTGCAATCCCATGCTGTTTTACACAATGGACCTGAGCATCCACAGGGGATCCTGAACCAATCTCTTGAAAATACTGAGGGATGACTACAGACTTTTGGTGGAACTTATGCCAATGGTGATGATGGTCATAGGTGGTGACCACACAGATCTCCTTTGTCCAAAGTAGATAGGGTGGGACAATTCCATCATGGTGGTCAGTCTGCAAATCAATAGTCCAGAAAAGTTCCCAAGACACCAAGCCTGGGGCAGTTTCTTGAGATTCTGAACTTGGCTCAAGTTCAGAGCACAGGCGTGCCCATTATCTTCCTCCATGCCCCCTACCTCTTCCCTTGCTTCTgtccctctttcctcctctccactCCTTTCTGTTGGCTGCCCTGCTCTCTCTTCCAAGCCCTCTTCCTGTGACCTGGAGGACTCTGACAGCACGTCCTGGATTTTGACGGAGGGAAGGCGTGTGTCAATGAGGACTGCGGCTACCTGCTTCCTTCTAGCGCTCACTGGGGCAAAGCCCACAGCCTGGTATCAGTAAATAAACCGAGTTGCACAGACCCTGCAGTGATGGGAAAGAAGAGAGGGGCTTTTGGGTCTCTCGTTTTCCTGTCCGTTGGAGTCATCGTTGTTAACCAAGGTTTGGGGCCAGAACTGGGGCCTGATTCAGTGATGGAAACCCCAAGCTTCAAGGCTGGCTGGTGCAATACAGGGCGGGATCGCGGACAGGAAGCggtgtggctgtgtgggtgtgAAGGAAGGGCTTCCTCCCTCTCTGACACTTTCTATGCTGAGGGGACCTTTCTCAGCCGTTTCATCTCCCTCCGGCCCAGCAGACAACCGCTGGGAGACATCTTGAGCGCCAGGCACGAGGCCTGGCTCCTAGCAACACGGTGAACACAACCAGGCAAACCCAGTCTTCCTCAACTTGTCTACACCCCTACGTCCTTTGTCCCCTCCAGAAACATTGTCACTTTCTCAGAATTTTCACTTTTTCAGAGCAGAAGTAGCCCAGTGGACATTTGGCTTTCGGAATTCTTGTTTCTTCTCCAATTATTCTGGAAGGGACCTGACCTCAACATCCTGGGTAGTACTCTAGTTTGTGTACCCTGCCTCCAAATGCACTGTTTTACCAAAAGTGGAGGCAGGTTTCTCCCTCCCTAAATTCAAACTCAACCTTAATGCATACCCAGCAGCAAGGGAGGAAGCTAGGGCTTCCTGAGTAACCGATGAGGCAGTCAGCATACTGGAGTTAAAGTTGGCTGGATCTGGGGGGTGTCTAGGAGGCAATTAGCAGAATTTACCGATTATCCTAGGGACACAGGGATTAGTAGGTCTGACCAGGGGGTGATGGAACTCAAGCAGATTGAGAGGGGTGCTTGAAGGAAAGATGTCAAGAACGTGAGCATAGCTTGGGACATGTAGAGTAGGGCAGACTCCAAGATACTCTGTTCTCTCAGAGAACTCCCCAGGTACCTGGCTGTCCAGGTCTGTCctcaggagagagagaagggttctGGGAGCAGATGTAGGAGCAGGTGTAGATGAGGACTGAGGCCCTCAGAGGAGGAAGCTCCTTTTTATCGAgaagcaggaagagggagagggacaaaTACAGATGCCAATGCTATAAGCTGTTGGGAAGTCCAGAAGATAAAGCCTggggccagcgcgctgtggcatagcgggtaaagccaccacctgtagtaatggcatcctatatgggtgccagttcaagtcccggttgctccacttccaatccagctctctgctatggcctgggaaagcagaagatggcccaagtgcttagacccctgcacccacgtgggagacatggaagaagctcctggctcctggcttcagattggcgcagctccagctgttgcagccaattggagagtgaaccagcggatggaagacctttctctctctctgcctctccttctctctctgcataactctgacttttaaataaataaatcttaaaaaaaaaagtcaggtgaGCTAGAGTGGTCAAGACTAGAGAACATGACAGTTCTGCAGGATCAGCTTGAGATGCTCCCTGCAAGGCCAGAAAATGCTGGAGTTCAAAGACAGCAATGGCCTGCACATGGAAGGCACACACTGGATATGTTCATCCTCACGGCCACACAGATCCCTGGCACCCTGGCCGAGTCGACCCTTTGCAGGTGTGCTGCTCACCTGGACAGTGCAGTCCTGGCAGGAGGACACGCCACATCCGACACCAGCTGAGCAGGATCCTGCCCCATGAGTGCAGCCTGGCTCTGTTAACAGTGGATCAGGAGTCAGACCACCCAGGGTCACAGCCTGCTTCTGCTCCTTACCCATGGGTAACCTAGAGCAGTCCTTTCCCTTTTGCTGCCCCTGGCCCCCTTGTGTGCTAACGAAGGGGTCAGCCTGCATGAGTTTAGTGTCtcttatatttcaaaaaaattgcacCATTCCCCATACAATTAGATTTGGGAAGCCTTGTCTTAGCCCTGTTCTAACCTCAGCATTGCAATGGAAACATTTGCAGTCTTTGGTCTGCGCAAGtcactggagaccaggagggcCTCCACCAGGAAGGGGGAGTCCTCCCCAAGAGAGGGGGTGTGTGGAGAGTAGTCGAGTCAGCAAATCTGTCCCCCGTCGCAGGGGCCGCATCTGTTTCTTCTTCAACCGTCTACACTCACAACAAGGCACtactctcctttctcttcccatTTCTTCTTCCCTTTATGATGGGATCACTCCACCCACTGCAACCCCTTCTTGTTCCAGGGAAAAAGAGCATTGGAGGAGGGTGGGCAGTAACCCCCCGTTTGCTTTCCTGGCTGCGACCACCTTTAactgggcctggctctgcccttccTGGAGGAGAAACTGTTCCTCACCTAGCCAAATATTTGTTGAGAGAAGGGTGCAGATTTCCCTGTGTAGTGACTCAGCCCAGCTCTTTGTCCTCCGACCCTGGGCCCACATATGGAATGGGAAGGTGACCCAGCAGTGTGCACAGACAGCAGCTGGGAGAACCGGGACTGCCCCGGCCCAGGACTCGGGCAGAACAAGACAAACCCGAGTCGTGCCTAGCCCGTCCCGAATGTCCTGCTGGGTCAAGGACTtgtgagggtgcagggggagCAGGGAAGTCCCAAGGGCCTGTACTCTACaaaggtgcccccccccccccatctaccCACCCGCCCAGAGCAACGCAACAGACAGCACTCCTCCAGGAAGACTGGgccactgtgcctttcaattCCAACGTGGGAAAAAGAGACAAGAACCATCTTTATTATCAAATTCCAGAGGAGAGGATCCTGCCTACAGGCAGAACCGTGTAGCTGCCAAGGGGGATGGAAAGTGACTCCTGGGGGCGGCCTCACGCTGCATCCACTCCAGGGCTCTGAGTCAGGTTCCCAGGAGGACGCGGCTGGCTGTCCACTCCCCCACATGCAGATGCAGCCGCATACCCTATCTCCAGGCGTGAAGAAGCCCCAGAGCCTGTCCTGGGGCTTCAGGGTGGCAGACAGCTGGCCACGGCATCCGGCCGGGGCATGGGCACAAAGTTCACAGGGCACAGCAGCAGCGGGCACATCTTCTCGTGAGCCTTCAGCGCCTCGCTCAGGTGCCTCAGCTCCTCCGTCAGCTTCCCGATCTCCCGCCGCAGCACGGCGTTCTCTTGCTCCAGGCACTCGTATTCCTGGGGAACACGGAGAATGGGCAGATGGGTTCCTGAGACCATGGCCCCTTCCTCTGTCCTCCCCACAGCTCTAACCAGCAAACGGCGAGCTCGCCTCCTGTGCGGAATCCTGCTTTGCTCAGATCCTTCACAATTCACATGAAGGGATCCTGAGGGCTGGGCTCTGTTTCCTGAATCAGCTTTATTGAGGGATAACATATGTAACCTAAGAATGTACCTATTTAAAATGTATGATGCAGTGAGTTTTGACAACTGTGTACAATTGTGTTGCTCAATGCGGACGCCATTTCCATCACTCCATAAAGTTCCCTTGTGCCCCTTTGCTTTCTGCAGGTCTCTGTTGGGCTCATGGCTataccccccccccaacagttaCTGGAACATAACAAATGTTTGCTGATtgcacaaataaatgaatgaaaacatccCTTTGCCGTGGGTTTGCTCCAGCACTCATCTGAGAAGTTTCAATGATATCTGGGTTTACAGAGGCACTGaactggagggcagcagggagacCCCTTAGCCCAACCCACACATAGAAACCTTCTGGCTGTAATTCCAGCGCAGACATCCAACTCGTGCTGGGTGCACTCACCTTCAAAAGACAGAGCTAGTCATTTCTGAGCCGCTGTGTTGAAAGCTCTTCTTTGTACAGACCCCAAATCATCTCGCCTGCAAACCCACCTGTTAAGCTTGGTTCTGCCTAGTGGAACCCCATGCAGGGGTGGGAACCACCCAGCCTGTGGGGCGTGCAAGGCCCAGCAGACTATCTGGTCTGCTCCTGCCAAGGCAGCATCAGGCAGGACTCAATTCAAGAAATCTATAACCAGCTAACTTTAAAGTTAATAATTCTGTAGGCCCatgagtgatgttataaatatccaaatggcccttgcaGAAAAAAGGTTCTCCACCCCTGCCACAGAGTAAACCCAACACTTCTTCTCATATCACGGTTCTTGAAGTGCTAGGAGACAGCCCCATACCACTTCCCCTTAGGTATTCTCTGAGCTCAGCATCGCAGGTCCTGAGTTCCTTGTGTTAGGACTTCTTGTACCTCTGTCCCAGCAGAGACCCTCCCTGATGCTCCACACTGCAAGAATCTCTGAGAAAATGTTACTCCCAGAGTGCAGTGCATCATCTGGCAACCATGCAGAGGGCAAATGTGTGGCAGTGGCCTCCCTCGTGCTGGTTCCAAGTCACTGGGGATTCTCCCTGCATTTACACAGACGTACAAGCTTcatctgcacctgctgcacctctgTCCATCCATGGACAGTGATGGAAGTTTTGGAGCTGAAGTACGGAGCTTGCCATCTGTCTCCACCGCATTTCACTCTGTTCCTTTGGGTATCTTCTGGACGACcgaatcttttaaaatttccattgtatCATGCCGTGGATGTGTGATCTCACACGGCTTTAAGCCATCCACTCGCTTGAGCAGGCCTTCTTTCTCTTCATCCCTAAGTCATTACTGAGCTCTATAACACATAGCCAACTGCTGAGCCTGCCAGCCTGCCAGCCGAGACCGCCAGGCTGGTCATCTTCTGTAAATTTCCTGATGTGGTTCTTTATTCCCAGCCGGATTCGTACGGTTGGGTGTTGCTGTCCTAGGGACACATGCATTCCCTGATCACCCTGCACATCTTCTCTCTTACTAGTAGAGAAGTCTGACCTTACAGCCCCCGAAGACGTGTGCAAGTTGTCAACCCACCCCTTGGCTCGTGTGGTtcttgtcacctgcagtgccttcttcctttcctgtgtGGGCGCAGCTcaagccaccacctccaggagGGCTTCTGACAGCTGTGCCCAGAGGAACCACTAAACAGAACTCTGTGTTCTGTTCAGTCTTGTATCAGGTTAAAGCTCACTGTATTAAATAATGCCTTTCCCCAAAGATCAGAAATAGCACCCAGAAGCTCTTGCTAACCCTTTCCTGCACCCTCGCCTGACGGCTAAGTGCCAGCATCCGTGTGCTCAGCGacttctctgtgttctctcacctcactccccactcctccttctaggttccttcctcccttttagAACCAAGGAGCCCAGAGAGGCTACACGCAGGGTGCATCCTTTCCTCCTCTCCATGGCACGCAGGCTCCCAGGGTAGACAGGAACCATCTCCAGGGCAGCAGGCTGTGGCTTCCCCAGTGCACTGGCCCACTGCTGCCTTCAGCCTGTCCTCTTGCTGCTCACGCTCCCTTCCtggggctcccccagcccctaACAAGCACAGTCCTGGAGTGGGAATTCGGTTTACAAACCCAGCAACAAGCCTCCCAAGGGCAAGTGCAGGATCTAGGTGGGAGGATGGGGCTGGAGGTCGAGACAGCAAGGCCTGAGAGAGGCTGCAGTGGGTGTGCCACAGATGCACGcctacacacgcacacatgtgcacacacacacactctgcaacTGCAAGGGCCCTTCGCCTTCAAGTGAAGTGGAGAGCAGACACGAACGGTCCCAACAAGCTAAGGACAAGCCAGATTCCGAAGTGCAGGAAGCTCTCTTCCACGGCACAGCATCCCTGACAGCCTTTCTGCACTTCCTGAGCTCTGCAGCCAGGGGCTCTGGGGCCGCAGCGGAGCTCGCCCTGGACCCCCGCTGGGACGTCTGCAGAGCTGTCCCTTCCAGGCCGCCCAGCTGGgcccacagctgcctcctgcagggggACTTTCTCTTCTGGGATTTAAGGTCCACTCACAAATCTCCTGAGGGGCTTTcactgagcagagagagagaagtgcacATTATCGGGGAGGCCTGCCcttcagaaagaaacagaggtgctggaggggaggaaggaggcaccCGAGGACCCCGAAAGGTGGCATGGGGGACAGAATGAGAGCCCGCTTCATGCTGGGGCGCAGTGACTGGATTTCACAGTGAGGACAAGTGAGCAAGAGACAGTAAGTGCACTGTTGTTTCCAAGAGGTGATGAGTGCAGCTCAAATCCTCTCCAGTTTCCAAttcttggctgaagccagggactgaGGTCactgagctgccacctgccctcCTAGAGGTAGGGAAAGCACTGCCTCAGAAATTcagctggctggcgccgcggctcaataggctaatcctctgcctagcggcgccggcaccccgggttctagtcccagttggggtgccggattctgtcccggttgcccctcttccaggccagctctctgctgtggccagggagtgcagtggaggatggcccaagtgcttgggccctgcaccccatgggagaccaggagaagcacctggctcctgccatcggatcagcacggtgtgccggccgcagtgcgctggccgcggcggccattggagggtgaaccaacggcaaaaggaagacctttctctctctctctctctcactgtccactctgcctgtcaaaaattaaaaaaataaaaataaattaaaaaaaaagaaattcagctgCCTAAGGTGGTGGCTCTGGACTGGGGCCACTGTGGCAGTGCCCAGAGGAACACAGGCGAGGGCATCTAGCAGCATCCGCAGACAGCAGGGGGAGGGGTGCTACTGCACCCAGCGGGCCGGGGCAGGGGTACCGTTCCAATCCTCAGTGCACAGGGCAgcccccacagccaggagctgtccAGCCCCCAAAGTCAACAGCGCTGAAGGTGAGAAACCCTCTTCCGGGCACTGAGAGGCTGcctggggagtgggcagggggaCTATCTTGGGGCAGCCAGGGTGCAGGGTGTCTCTAAGGTAGGAGACAGGATGGAGGCCTGGTAGAGAAGCTACTCAGGTGAGAAGGCAAGGAGGGCCAGGGGAAGGCCATagggggcacacacacagaccccactTTGCAAGCTTTGGGAGGTGCAGTGACTCTTCCAAGGTCACCCAGACATGGGCTCTGATCCTTGAATTCAAGGTCAACAGAACTCTCAGGCAGCATCACAATTCTGCTTTCTGTTGCCTACGCCTGGGCCCAAATTTCCCCACGGTGGTTACCAGAAGCAAGGGGCCGCGGGCCCTCAGGGTTTCCCAGTCAGCCGATTCCCAAGCCTCGCGCTGAGGCACTTCCCAGCAGAAAGGCTGTGTCACCAGCGAGCGCTGCACCAATTAGTGTCATCATCAGTTTCTAAACCCAGTGGGGACAGCCACGTAGAGTCCTCTCAGAGCATGCAGCCTCTGAAAACACGGTGGCAATGCACACCACAACCATACTGCCCAGGTCACCTGTCGGCTCGTGACATTTGGGGCTCTTGAAGATGGCACCGTGGCCCTCCCTTTCTGACTCAGAATTTCTTCTCAGTCTCACGCCTCCGGGTGCCTGGTAAGACCAGGCTGACTGACTCCTGGGCCACCGTTCGCCTTGTCTTAGAGATCCTGACTGTTCACTTGGGCTCCCACTGGTGCGTGTGGTGTCAGGCACGCACCTACTGTCCAGAGACAAATGGAGGTTGAAATCGCCAGGAGAGGTGCAAGTGCAGGGAGGCGGTGATGTGCAGACCCAGAGAGGgctgagggacacacacacacacgggttaGGAAGCCCCACTCCCTGCTGCAGCGCACCTGCCAGCAACCGGCACCCTGACCCAAGGCTGAGCCCAGCCACTCTCCCTCGGCCTGGGCAGGCTCTTCCCTGCTTGCCCTCCGTGGAGGTCCCGCCTTGATGGGCGGTCCTCAGACTTTGGAGAAGGGGAACTGAGAGGGGAAGGAGGTGACCGAGGGACTTACAAGAGCTGGAGCCCAAGGGGGTTCTCCCAGGGTGTTGGAGGCAACACAGGCATGAGAGTGAGCTGAGTGGCAGAGGAAAGGGGACATGTGAAATACATCTTGCTCTAAGCGTTTGCTTTCCTGATATTCAAGAAAAGAGCTCGAGCTACTCCACGGTATCTGTGAACATCCCACAGCACAGGACGGAGGAACACTGGCTAACACCCTGAGGACAGGCTGCTGAATGCAAGGGGTAGCAGGCAGTCGCGGTCACCAGGTGGCTGCCGTCCAGGCCCCTCGATGCCGCCCAGTGTGCTACCCTCACTCCAGGCTCAGGAGAAGGTCTCCATGCATGCTGTCTGGCTCTGACTTTCCCTATCCTGGATGTGGCCCATGAGCCCTAGGAGACCCAaaggactttcttttttctttttttaagattttatttagttatttgagaggcagaggtacagacagtgagagggagagacacagagagaggtctgggccacaatggccggagctatgccaatctgaagccaggagccaggggcttcttctgggtatcccatgtgggttcagggactccagcacttgggtcatcttctactgctttcccaggccacaacagaaagctggattggaaaaggagcagccgggactagaactgttgcccatatgggatgctgaagcctcaggaagaggattaacctactgtgccactgtgctggccccccaaGGACTTTCTGCCATGCCCCTCAGCAGTTTGCTTGGTAAGCTTGGCTCAACTCACTGCATGCTGGTAAAAGCCCTCTTTCTCCCATCTTTTAACCAGACAACCACCTCCAGTGTGTAGAGTTAGTCACGTGATGCCCTGTCACTCAATTGCTGGCCACACACAACACAGATGCCCACATCAATGACACACTCCTGGAAGGAGGCTGGAAATAATGACATCCTCCTGTTCGGCACAAGCTGTGGGGTGTTTTCCCTTGGTCCTGTGCCAGCTGTCTGCTCCCTTACACCCTCTTGTGACCAGCTTCACTTGTGTGTAGCCAGTGAGGGTAAGGTAGGAGCTACAGTTGGAGAGTTTCTATACAGATGGAGCCCCCAGCATGTCCTTCCTGATGCTGCTTCTCACCACAGTTGGCCTTGTTGGAGCTGGAGCTGTTGTGCCATGGCGCATAGTTCTAGCttcacagagagacaggagaaggGAATGTTCCACCATGGGTGGCCTGGGCTCCAGATGAACCCACCCATTTCTAGAAAAAGCAGTTGGTGTTACTGCTATGCAACACGGTCAACAGGCAGAAGAACAGTCCAGGAACCCACCTAGGGTTCAAAGAGGGATCCAGCAGGAGTAAACGTGGCCCCATTCCTGTGTTCCCAGGCACCTGCTTCATTTGGTTATGAAATCTAACAATGCTGTAAGTTGAGAGAAACCCAGTGCTTCATCtggtttttagttttgttttgtttttacaatttAGTAAAGTTAAAAGGGTATTCATGGTACCTTCTGTGGTAGGCACAATAACGGCCCCTCAAAGGTATCTACATCCCTTCCTGGAACCTGTAAATGCTCAGATTTCACCTTTGCAGGTGCGATGACATGGAGAAGCATACAACGGAGAATGCGCCTGGATTATTCAGGCAGGCCCAGGAGTCACAGAGGGGGTCAGAGAAGAAGACATGATGATGGGAATCGAGTCGGAGAAACACAGAATGAGAAAGAACAGGCCAGCCACTGATAGCTTTGAAGATGAATGAGGACCACAACCAAGCAACACAGGATACTCCAGAAACTGGAAAAGGCAAGGGGACGAATCCTCTCCGAGACTGCAGAAGGCAGGCAGCCCTGCCAATACGTTCATTTCAGCCCTGCGAGACCGTTTCAGATGTCTAAGCATCAAAATTGTAAGGCAGCAAATGGGTGCTGCTTTAAGCACCCACACTTGTGGGAATGGGTTACAGCAGCAGTTAGGAAACCAACACCCTTGCCTTAGGAAATCCTACACTTCCCAAGGACAGGAACCCATGGCATTGCCCACAGTCGCACTTAATCAATATTTGCGGAGTGGACCTACTTGACCTTGCTCCACGAATAACCTTGTCCAAGACGCTTGGGTTACCCCAGTTCACATAATCACTCAGGACTTAGAACTGATAATGCACCAGGCTTGGACCAGAAGCTTCCTGAGGGGTGgggccctggctgttctgctggTGCATGTGGCCTGAACACAGGGCCAGGCGTGGGCTATGAGTCTCAAGGCCCCCCTGAAGCTAGAACCACACCGGCTTCAGGAGCAagggggaggagaagaaaggaTGCAGAGGACACTGTGTCCAGAACTTCTAAGGGCTAGGAAGGCCCTGCCCTGCCGCACCCTGGAGCCTCTATCTAGGGCCCCGCCTTCCGACTTCCAGGAAAGCAGCTGATATTTGCAGCATATGCCACGCTGCGAATTTGTATCAGTGAGTCACCTCCGCCTGGAGGACAGGCAAACCTTGTCTGATTGAGcctcacaatttatttttttgcaaactGAAGGTTTGTGGCAACCTGTTTTCTAATAGTATGATGATCGTCACCATTTTTTagcaataaaatacttttaatc encodes:
- the BATF3 gene encoding basic leucine zipper transcriptional factor ATF-like 3, with translation MSQGLPAAGGVLQRSVAAPGHQQQPQSPEEDDRKVRRREKNRVAAQRSRKKQTQKADKLHEEYECLEQENAVLRREIGKLTEELRHLSEALKAHEKMCPLLLCPVNFVPMPRPDAVASCLPP